In one Leptospiraceae bacterium genomic region, the following are encoded:
- a CDS encoding thioredoxin family protein, with translation MKKIFYLLTIFLFPSFLFAEIPWKTSILEALKEAREKNQPIILDLYTDWCGYCKVLEKKIFPQEPVQKALKEYIPVRLNAEKFPNLVSHYGVKGYPTVLLLDKSGNLIGRITGLPSEDMLVKKMKEAYEYRDTEKVLLGRLKDKPDDTVNNFNLGVYYYRSGEKEKAKKYFYNSYGSKDSSQYPEQKHDSLYNMGIIDIESGNYSEAVKTWTYYMEQYPKRDHTASLYYRGKAYNKLGKYKEAKADFHSANTLTGNEEDKEKIDEALNGLPVH, from the coding sequence ATGAAAAAAATATTTTATCTACTGACAATCTTTTTGTTTCCTTCTTTTCTCTTTGCTGAAATCCCCTGGAAAACTTCTATTCTCGAAGCTTTGAAGGAAGCCAGAGAAAAAAATCAACCTATTATATTGGATTTATACACAGACTGGTGTGGATACTGCAAAGTTTTGGAAAAAAAAATTTTCCCTCAGGAACCTGTGCAAAAAGCACTAAAAGAATATATTCCCGTTCGTTTGAATGCTGAAAAATTTCCCAACCTGGTTAGCCATTATGGGGTGAAAGGTTATCCGACTGTTTTACTCTTAGATAAAAGTGGAAATCTTATCGGCAGGATTACAGGTCTTCCGTCTGAGGATATGCTGGTTAAAAAGATGAAAGAAGCTTATGAATACAGGGACACGGAAAAGGTTCTTTTAGGGCGTTTAAAGGACAAGCCGGATGATACGGTAAATAACTTCAATCTGGGTGTATATTATTATCGTTCTGGCGAAAAGGAAAAAGCAAAGAAGTATTTCTATAATTCCTATGGCTCTAAAGACAGCAGCCAATATCCGGAACAAAAACACGATTCTTTGTATAACATGGGTATTATTGATATTGAAAGCGGCAACTATTCAGAGGCAGTAAAAACCTGGACTTATTACATGGAACAGTATCCGAAACGGGATCATACAGCCAGCCTGTACTACAGGGGAAAGGCATACAATAAATTAGGAAAATATAAAGAAGCTAAAGCCGATTTTCATTCAGCAAATACTTTAACCGGTAATGAGGAAGATAAAGAAAAAATTGACGAAGCATTAAATGGTTTACCGGTACATTAA
- a CDS encoding prolyl oligopeptidase family serine peptidase — translation MKVETFVENKFEKKPLSYILYLPDTYETSKKKWPLLLFLHGAGERGADLELLKKHGPPKMIREENFHEPFIILAPQCPKGSWWPDRIDELKELIDEIQQTYRINPRRIYLSGMSMGGYGTWAMAKKYPDSFAAFNPICGGGETENLCVLKDKPIWVFHGAKDTVVPLQKSEEMVKALKDCGKEDTIFTIYPEAKHNSWEETYENPELYRWLLKYKLPKTEK, via the coding sequence ATGAAAGTCGAAACCTTTGTTGAAAACAAGTTTGAAAAAAAGCCTCTGTCTTATATTCTCTATCTACCCGATACCTATGAAACATCCAAGAAAAAATGGCCTCTATTGCTTTTTTTACACGGAGCCGGTGAAAGAGGTGCCGATTTAGAACTTCTAAAGAAACATGGCCCTCCAAAGATGATTCGGGAAGAAAACTTCCATGAGCCCTTTATTATTTTGGCCCCTCAGTGTCCCAAGGGTTCCTGGTGGCCGGATAGAATAGACGAACTCAAAGAACTAATAGATGAGATACAACAAACGTATCGAATAAATCCCCGCAGGATCTATTTGAGTGGCATGAGTATGGGAGGATACGGCACCTGGGCTATGGCAAAAAAATATCCCGATAGTTTTGCTGCCTTCAACCCCATTTGCGGTGGTGGAGAAACAGAGAATCTTTGTGTTTTGAAAGATAAGCCTATCTGGGTGTTTCACGGGGCTAAAGATACAGTAGTACCTCTCCAAAAATCGGAAGAGATGGTGAAGGCTCTAAAAGATTGCGGAAAAGAGGATACTATATTTACCATTTATCCGGAAGCAAAACACAATTCCTGGGAAGAAACCTATGAGAATCCGGAGCTGTATCGCTGGTTACTGAAATATAAGCTTCCAAAAACTGAGAAGTAA
- a CDS encoding ATP-binding cassette domain-containing protein has translation MKLSVKVQKKFPSFTLDVSWDAYNEISVLFGSSGAGKSMTLNHISGFSKPDTGQIIYGDKVYYDSDLKIDIPPQKRPFGYVFQTNSLFPHMTVEENICYGLKDLPKKEKKERVMEIAEQMQLKSLLHRSSQEISGGQKQRVALARSLVRKPELLLLDEPFSSLDTPIRIEMQNLLRDIRDNYNIPIVLITHDILEARRIADRVIIYSEGRILQDDTIEEVFRHPNHVLVEQLIQPYPFLDISKKG, from the coding sequence ATGAAGCTATCCGTAAAGGTTCAAAAAAAATTTCCTTCCTTTACCCTCGATGTAAGCTGGGATGCCTATAATGAGATAAGCGTATTATTTGGTTCTTCGGGAGCCGGAAAAAGCATGACTCTTAACCATATCAGCGGCTTTTCAAAGCCCGATACCGGACAGATTATATATGGAGATAAAGTTTATTACGACTCGGATCTAAAAATAGATATTCCTCCGCAAAAAAGACCTTTCGGCTATGTATTCCAGACAAATTCTCTTTTCCCTCATATGACAGTCGAAGAAAATATTTGTTATGGGCTAAAAGACTTACCCAAGAAAGAAAAAAAAGAAAGAGTGATGGAAATTGCTGAACAAATGCAGCTCAAATCGCTACTGCATCGTTCTTCACAGGAAATATCCGGAGGGCAAAAACAAAGGGTAGCTCTCGCACGTTCCCTTGTTCGAAAACCGGAGCTTCTCCTACTCGATGAACCTTTCTCATCTTTAGATACTCCCATACGAATAGAAATGCAAAATTTATTGAGAGATATTCGGGATAATTATAATATTCCTATCGTCCTGATTACCCATGACATTCTGGAAGCTCGTAGAATTGCAGACAGAGTAATAATTTATTCAGAAGGAAGAATTTTGCAGGATGATACGATTGAGGAAGTTTTTCGGCATCCTAATCATGTTCTCGTAGAACAGCTAATACAACCCTATCCTTTTTTAGATATTTCTAAAAAAGGATAA
- the modB gene encoding molybdate ABC transporter permease subunit, with amino-acid sequence MFLFDESTLFSLKLSLKVSFFSTLFVLIVGIIIAYILARKSFFGKEFLDILFTLPLVFPPTVTGYYLILLFGRNGYIGKSLYAISGFSFMFSWQGAVLASFVVSIPLMIKTSRAAIESVDSHLINVSYSLGRSEFDTAIKIILPLSKKGIIAGAILSFARSMGEFGATLMIAGNIPGKTNTMPLAIYTYNSSGDYREANILVIFFTLISGSFLYLANRLTKKVI; translated from the coding sequence ATGTTTTTATTTGATGAGTCGACTCTATTTTCCTTAAAACTCTCTTTAAAAGTTTCCTTTTTCTCTACTCTATTCGTGCTGATCGTGGGAATTATCATAGCCTATATTCTGGCCAGAAAATCTTTTTTTGGTAAAGAATTTCTGGATATACTTTTTACTCTTCCCCTGGTTTTTCCTCCTACCGTAACCGGTTACTATTTAATTTTACTTTTTGGTCGAAATGGATACATAGGAAAAAGTTTATATGCTATCAGTGGGTTTAGTTTTATGTTTTCCTGGCAGGGAGCCGTACTTGCCTCTTTTGTTGTTTCTATTCCCTTAATGATTAAAACAAGCAGAGCTGCTATCGAATCGGTAGACAGTCACTTGATTAATGTGTCTTACTCCCTTGGTAGATCGGAGTTTGATACAGCTATTAAAATTATATTACCTTTATCTAAAAAAGGGATTATAGCAGGTGCAATTCTATCCTTTGCACGATCAATGGGAGAATTTGGTGCAACATTAATGATAGCCGGAAATATACCGGGAAAAACCAACACCATGCCCCTGGCTATTTATACATATAATAGCAGCGGAGATTATAGGGAGGCTAATATATTAGTAATCTTCTTTACCCTCATATCGGGAAGCTTTCTTTATCTTGCCAATCGACTCACAAAAAAGGTAATATAA
- the modA gene encoding molybdate ABC transporter substrate-binding protein, translated as MKRIILSFLFFFISCNIKKEDSLTVSAAISLKDSLKEITILYQKKYPQKLYFNFGASGTLQKQISAGAPVDIYISASEKFMDILQNEGHILTGTRKILLENDLVLVTHKGSSFKISKLEDILQYPQLKIVIGNPDTVPAGKYAVETLQSLNLYAKIKSDLIYAENVRQAFNYVLTKEVDTGFVYYSDLYKSENKANLAYKIPSRLHKPITYPIAIIKDSAKIIKAEQFIKFLDSEEGKTIFKKYGFRIK; from the coding sequence ATGAAGCGAATAATCCTATCTTTTTTATTTTTTTTTATTAGTTGTAATATAAAAAAAGAAGACTCTTTAACTGTCTCGGCTGCCATTAGTTTAAAAGACTCCTTAAAAGAAATTACAATTCTTTATCAAAAAAAGTATCCCCAAAAACTCTATTTTAATTTTGGTGCATCAGGAACCCTTCAAAAACAGATCTCTGCCGGAGCACCTGTGGATATTTATATCTCAGCCTCTGAGAAATTTATGGATATTCTTCAGAATGAAGGTCACATTCTTACCGGTACTCGAAAAATATTACTTGAGAATGATTTAGTTCTCGTTACTCACAAAGGGAGTAGTTTTAAAATATCTAAATTAGAAGATATTTTACAATACCCACAATTAAAAATAGTTATAGGAAACCCGGATACAGTTCCTGCCGGAAAGTATGCAGTAGAAACCTTGCAGTCTTTAAATCTGTATGCAAAAATAAAATCTGATTTAATTTATGCAGAAAATGTTAGACAGGCATTCAATTACGTTTTAACAAAAGAAGTAGATACCGGCTTTGTATACTATTCGGACCTCTACAAATCCGAGAATAAAGCAAATTTGGCATATAAGATTCCTTCACGTTTACATAAACCCATTACTTACCCGATTGCCATTATAAAAGATTCTGCAAAAATTATAAAAGCAGAACAGTTTATAAAATTTCTCGATTCCGAGGAAGGAAAAACCATATTTAAGAAGTATGGCTTCAGGATAAAATAG
- a CDS encoding YggS family pyridoxal phosphate-dependent enzyme → MMQDIKSNLTTIHARIEKACRKAGRKKEEVKLLLATKTVPAERILIAGECGENLIGENRVQEAVEKLEAIEHFPFERHFIGHLQSNKVKDILKYAHTIQSIDRLSIAEKLENHLQKEGRSINVLIQVNSSYEESKFGMEPEKAIELLRSVSKLSCLRIKGLMTIGANTEEETLIRKSFQIIKNLQKQIIKEGIEGVSMDILSMGMSSDLELAIEEGSSLIRVGSAVFGNRG, encoded by the coding sequence CTGATGCAAGACATTAAATCTAATTTAACCACTATCCATGCTCGTATAGAAAAAGCTTGTAGAAAAGCGGGAAGAAAAAAAGAAGAAGTCAAACTACTCCTCGCAACTAAAACCGTCCCGGCAGAAAGAATCTTGATAGCAGGCGAATGTGGTGAAAACTTAATCGGAGAAAATAGAGTCCAGGAAGCAGTAGAAAAGTTAGAAGCTATCGAGCACTTTCCATTTGAAAGGCATTTCATCGGCCACTTGCAATCCAACAAAGTGAAAGATATTCTAAAATACGCACATACGATTCAGTCTATAGATAGGTTAAGCATAGCCGAAAAATTGGAGAATCACCTGCAAAAAGAAGGACGTTCTATAAATGTTTTGATTCAGGTTAACTCTTCATACGAAGAAAGTAAATTCGGTATGGAGCCGGAAAAAGCTATCGAACTACTTCGCTCTGTTTCTAAACTCTCCTGTCTCAGGATAAAAGGACTCATGACTATTGGAGCCAATACGGAAGAAGAAACTCTCATTCGGAAAAGTTTTCAAATTATAAAAAACTTACAAAAACAAATTATAAAAGAAGGTATAGAAGGTGTATCTATGGATATTCTTTCTATGGGAATGTCTTCCGATCTGGAACTGGCCATAGAAGAAGGTTCCAGTCTGATTCGGGTAGGCTCGGCAGTATTTGGAAATAGAGGATAA
- the mutS gene encoding DNA mismatch repair protein MutS: MNTPAMRQFQEIKAKYPDAILFFRMGDFYEMFGDDAVEASAILDIALTKRQNKIPMCGIPYHATENYISRLISANRKVVICEQIKDTTGNSKLLQREVVRVLSPGTVVEENLLKGFSNNYFCVIYFEENSVFLGFADVSTSDLYYCHYSKDNYLKALGVIAKFSPSEIILCQHQKEKFREFLTEPPCLLSYINTNLISFDGETESKFYRLKNIIRFVLDENFKNHSFEFKSPVIIDDKEYLEIDEQTARNLDLVENQISRDKQFSLFSVLNHCFTGIGKRILVNRILFPFRNRLMIEDTWDKIEKLQTDKKTRKALAEFLSSFADTERILNRFRAGRALPRDFRTIRKNIDIASSIHNLLNEKQYGFIFPESELSQLDSYIAERLSEGELPAILGSGGEFIRKGFNEALDRAREARTKGKDWILDLEEKEKKKTGLNTLKIRYNKVVGYFVEISRAQAKSVPANYIKKQTLVTSERFSFSELDEIERTILEADDIILEIEKIEFENMLNKCLEFFHTLLNLSKQVGELDFILSLCICNDKYSWIKPEICEDGSLSLQDARHPVVEAYLPPGERFVPNTLELNRYDASIAILTGPNMAGKSTFMRQVAICQILFQMGSFIPAKKAKLALVDKVFTRIGSGDNLTSGESTFFLEMKETAYILKNKTKDSLILFDEIGRGTSTYDGMSLAWAIIEYLNHNSEPGDKTKTLFATHYHELTELERETGIFNLYMDVVEKEDTIIFMRKVRKGRARKSFGIYVARLAGVPVSAIQRAKEILEGLESRKKTIQFKSNEPTLFNMDAIKQEAEEDTLKQEILSLEIEKMTPLEAISVLNRLQQDLLKKKGN; this comes from the coding sequence ATGAATACTCCTGCCATGAGGCAGTTTCAAGAAATCAAGGCCAAATATCCTGATGCCATTTTATTCTTTCGGATGGGAGATTTTTATGAAATGTTCGGGGATGATGCAGTAGAAGCCTCTGCTATCCTTGATATTGCTTTAACAAAACGACAGAATAAGATTCCCATGTGCGGCATCCCCTATCATGCAACGGAAAACTATATATCAAGGCTTATTTCGGCCAACCGTAAGGTTGTTATTTGTGAACAAATAAAAGATACAACAGGTAATTCCAAGTTATTACAGAGAGAGGTTGTACGGGTTTTAAGCCCCGGGACAGTAGTTGAAGAAAACCTTTTAAAAGGTTTTTCTAATAATTATTTTTGTGTTATCTATTTTGAGGAAAACTCGGTATTTTTAGGATTTGCCGATGTTTCTACCTCAGACCTGTACTACTGCCACTATAGTAAAGATAATTATCTTAAAGCTCTGGGAGTTATTGCCAAGTTTTCTCCAAGCGAAATTATCCTCTGCCAACACCAGAAAGAAAAATTTCGAGAGTTTTTAACAGAACCTCCCTGTCTCCTTTCTTATATCAATACCAATTTAATTTCTTTTGATGGAGAAACGGAAAGTAAGTTTTATAGATTGAAAAACATTATCCGTTTTGTTCTCGATGAAAACTTTAAAAATCATAGCTTTGAATTTAAAAGTCCGGTTATCATCGATGATAAAGAATATCTGGAAATTGATGAACAAACAGCGAGAAATCTTGACTTAGTAGAAAACCAGATTTCAAGAGACAAGCAATTTAGCCTTTTTTCTGTTCTGAACCACTGCTTTACAGGCATCGGTAAACGTATTCTTGTGAATCGTATTCTCTTTCCATTTCGAAACCGACTCATGATCGAAGATACCTGGGATAAAATCGAAAAACTACAAACCGACAAGAAAACTCGCAAAGCCCTCGCTGAATTTTTATCCTCTTTTGCTGATACAGAACGGATATTAAACCGCTTTCGTGCCGGTAGGGCTTTACCCAGAGATTTTAGGACTATCAGAAAAAATATAGATATAGCTTCTTCTATTCATAATCTTTTAAATGAAAAGCAATATGGTTTTATTTTCCCTGAATCGGAACTTTCACAATTAGACTCTTATATCGCCGAAAGACTTTCCGAGGGAGAACTTCCGGCCATTTTAGGTTCCGGGGGAGAGTTTATACGTAAAGGTTTTAATGAAGCCCTGGATCGAGCCAGGGAGGCCAGGACTAAGGGTAAGGACTGGATCTTAGACTTAGAAGAAAAAGAAAAAAAGAAAACAGGACTCAACACCTTAAAAATTCGATACAATAAGGTAGTGGGTTACTTTGTAGAAATTTCCAGAGCTCAGGCCAAATCAGTTCCGGCTAATTATATAAAAAAACAGACCCTGGTTACATCGGAGCGCTTTTCCTTTTCTGAATTAGATGAGATCGAAAGAACTATTTTAGAAGCAGATGATATTATACTGGAAATTGAAAAAATAGAATTTGAGAATATGCTAAATAAATGTCTCGAATTTTTTCATACACTCCTGAATCTTTCCAAACAGGTGGGAGAGCTGGATTTTATTTTATCTCTCTGTATCTGCAATGACAAATATTCCTGGATAAAACCGGAAATTTGCGAGGATGGCAGTCTTTCCCTACAAGATGCAAGACACCCCGTCGTAGAAGCCTATCTTCCTCCGGGAGAGCGTTTTGTTCCGAATACCCTTGAACTGAATCGCTACGATGCAAGCATTGCCATTCTTACCGGTCCCAATATGGCGGGCAAATCGACTTTCATGAGACAGGTGGCCATTTGCCAGATTTTATTCCAGATGGGTTCCTTTATCCCGGCCAAAAAAGCGAAGTTAGCCCTGGTAGACAAGGTCTTTACACGAATTGGTTCCGGAGACAATTTGACTTCCGGCGAATCTACTTTCTTCCTGGAAATGAAAGAAACAGCTTACATCTTGAAAAATAAAACCAAAGATAGCCTCATTCTTTTTGATGAAATTGGAAGAGGAACCTCCACGTATGACGGGATGAGCCTTGCCTGGGCGATTATTGAATATTTAAATCATAACTCTGAACCGGGAGACAAAACGAAAACTCTATTTGCCACTCATTACCATGAACTCACGGAGTTAGAAAGAGAAACCGGAATTTTTAATTTATACATGGATGTAGTAGAAAAAGAAGATACAATTATCTTCATGAGAAAGGTTCGGAAAGGTAGGGCCAGGAAATCCTTTGGAATATATGTGGCAAGGCTTGCCGGAGTTCCCGTATCAGCAATACAGAGAGCAAAAGAAATTTTGGAAGGTTTAGAATCCCGTAAAAAAACAATACAGTTCAAATCAAATGAACCAACTCTTTTTAATATGGATGCTATCAAGCAGGAGGCAGAAGAAGATACTCTGAAACAAGAAATTCTTTCTTTGGAGATTGAAAAAATGACTCCTCTTGAAGCTATTTCGGTTCTAAACCGCCTCCAACAGGATCTTCTAAAGAAAAAGGGAAACTGA
- a CDS encoding phosphoribosylanthranilate isomerase encodes MEQNTKVKICGVKDPDIAMACLEYGADFIGFNFSPFSKRKIEPDNLSEIFSIFTGLEERSAKLVALFYKNSEEEITSILSEFSFDYVQYVVQESFELPLFLGSFGIPLLPQFQVKDDFIVEDIELFTNEYMILDSYSKDAGGGTGETFNWDLLRGIQRKYFLAGGLNPGNVREAIQKVKPFGVDVASGVESLPGKKDRNLIKEFIQNAKK; translated from the coding sequence ATGGAACAGAACACTAAGGTAAAGATCTGCGGCGTAAAAGACCCGGATATAGCCATGGCCTGCCTCGAATATGGAGCTGATTTCATTGGCTTTAATTTCTCTCCCTTTAGTAAGCGCAAAATTGAACCCGATAACTTATCCGAAATCTTTTCTATCTTTACCGGTTTAGAAGAAAGGTCTGCGAAGTTAGTGGCTCTTTTTTACAAAAATTCAGAAGAGGAAATTACCAGCATTCTCTCCGAATTTTCCTTTGACTATGTTCAATATGTTGTTCAGGAATCCTTTGAACTCCCCCTTTTTTTAGGAAGCTTTGGAATTCCGCTTCTTCCTCAATTTCAGGTAAAGGATGATTTCATTGTAGAGGACATAGAGTTATTTACAAATGAATACATGATTCTGGATAGCTACAGTAAAGATGCGGGTGGTGGCACCGGTGAAACTTTTAATTGGGATTTACTGAGAGGTATTCAAAGAAAATACTTCCTGGCCGGCGGTCTAAATCCGGGTAATGTAAGAGAAGCTATCCAAAAAGTTAAACCCTTTGGTGTTGACGTAGCTTCAGGAGTAGAATCACTCCCCGGAAAGAAAGATAGGAATCTTATCAAAGAGTTTATACAGAATGCAAAAAAATGA